GCAACTGGATGCGCGCCCGCGAGAGCCAGCTCACCGCCGAGGTGCTCGCCTCGCCGTGGTCCGACGGCTCGACCCGCGATCTCAGCCGCTTCTTCCCCGTCGTCACCGAGGGCGCCTCGGACTCCGCCTCCTTCGACGAGGTGCTCGAGCTCCTCGTCATGGGCGGGCGCTCGCTGCCGCACGCGGTGATGATGATGATCCCCGAGGCGTGGCAGAACGACACCTTCATGGACGAGGAGCGCCGCGCCTTCTACGAGTACCACTCGCTCCTCATGGAGCCGTGGGACGGACCGGCGTGCGTGTCCTTCACCGACGGCACCCTTGCCGGCGCCGTGCTCGACCGCAACGGCCTGCGCCCGGCCCGCTACGTCGTCACCGACGACACCGTCGTGCTCGCGAGCGAGGTCGGGGTCATCGACCTGCCGAACGACCGGATCATCAAGCGCGGCCGCCTCAAGCCCGGCCGGATGTTCCTCGTCGACACCGCCGCCGGCCGGATCATCTCCGACTCGGAGATCAAGAGCGAGCTCGCCGCCGCGCACCCCTACGCGGAGTGGCTCGACGCGGAGAGCTCGCGGCTCGGCGACCTGCCCGACCGCGAGCACGTCGTCCACCCGCAGTCCTCGGTGGACCGCCGGCAGCGGACCTTCGGCTACAACGACGAGGACCTGATGTTCCTCATCGGGCCGATGGCCGAGACCGGCGCGGAGCCGATCGGCGCGATGGGCTCCGACACCGCGATCGCGGCGTTCGCGCAGCGCCCGCGGATGCTCTTCGACTACTTCGTCCAGAGCTTCGCGCAGGTGACGAACCCGCCGCTCGACGCGATCCGCGAGGAGCTCGTCACGAGCCTCGCGACCGGCCTCGGCCGGGAGCACAACCTGCTCGCCGCCGGACCCGAGCACGCCCGGCAGGTCCTCCTGCCGTACCCGGTGATCGACAACGACGCGCTCGCGAAGTTCCTCCACCTCACCCGGCGTCGGCGGCGCGGCACGGACGAGCACCCGTCCTCGCACGTGCTCAGCGGCCTCTACGCGCCGGCCGGCGGGGGAGTGAGCATGGCCCGCCGGATCGAGGAGCTGTGCACCGAGGCGAGCAGCGCGATCGCCCGCGGCGTGCGCTTCCTCATCGTGTCCGACCGGAACTCGAACGCCGAGCTCGCCCCGATCCCCTCGCTGCTCCTGACCTCGGCGATCCACCACCACCTCATCCGCGAGAAGACCCGCACCCGGGCCTCGCTGCTCGTCGAGGCCGGTGACGTGCGCGAGGTCCACCACGTCGCCACCCTCATGGCGTACGGCGCCTCCGCGGTCAACCCCTACCTCGCGATGGAGACCGCCGAGCTCCTCGTCCGGGAGGGACGGATCACCGGCGTCGACGAGAAGCAGGCGGTCGGGAACCTCCTCACCGCGCTCAACAAGGGTCTGCTCAAGATCATGTCGAAGATGGGGATCTCGACCGTCCAGTCGTACCAGGGCGCGCAGACCTTCGAGGCGATCGGGCTCGCGAAGTCGTTCGTCGACCGGTACTTCACCGGCACGGTGTCCCGGCTCGAGGGGATGAGCATCGACGGCGTCGCCGCCGAGGTCGACGCCCGCCACACCATGGCCTACCCCGCCCAGCACCCGCCGCTGCCGCACCGCCGCCTCGAGATCGGCGGCGAGTACCAGTGGCGCCGCGAGGGACCGACCCACCTCTTCAGCCCGGAGACGGTGTTCAAGCTCCAGCACTCCACCCGCACCCGGCGCTTCGACATCTTCCGCGAGTACACGAAGCTCATCGACGACCAGTCGGCCGAGCTCATGACGCTGCGCGGGCTGTTCGACCTCCGCCCCCTCGACTCGGGACCGATCCCGCTCGAGGAGGTCGAGCCGGTGAGCGCGATCGTCAAGCGGTTCTCCACCGGCGCGATGAGCTACGGCTCGCTGTCGCAGGAGGCGCACGAGACGCTCGCGATCGCGATGAACCGGATCGGCGGCAAGTCGAACACCGGTGAGGGCGGCGAGGACGTCGAGCGGCTCCTCGACCCCGAGCGGCGCTCGGCGATCAAGCAGGTGGCGAGCGGGCGCTTCGGCGTCACCAGCCTCTACCTCACCCACGCCGACGACATCCAGATCAAGATGGCGCAGGGCGCCAAGCCCGGCGAGGGCGGTCAGCTCCCGCCGTCGAAGGTGTACCCGTGGGTGGCGCGGACCCGCCACGCGACCCCGGGCGTCGGGCTGATCTCCCCGCCGCCGCACCACGACATCTACTCGATCGAGGATCTCGCCCAGCTCATCCACGACCTCAAGCGGGCCAATCCCGCGGCCCGGATCCACGTCAAGCTCGTGGCCGGGATGGGCATCGGGACTGTGGCCTCGGGCGTGGCGAAGGCGAGCGCGGACGTCGTGCTCGTGTCCGGCCACGACGGCGGCACCGGTGCGAGCCCCCTCAACTCGCTCAAGCACGCCGGCGCCCCGTGGGAGCTCGGCCTCGCAGAGGCGCAGCAGACGCTCCTGCTCAACGATCTCCGCGAGCGCATCAGCGTCCAGGTCGACGGCCAGCTCAAGACCGGCCGCGACGTCGTCATCGCCGCGCTGCTCGGTGCCGAGGAGTTCGGCTTCGCGACCGCGCCCCTCGTCGTCTCCGGCTGCGTGATGATGCGGGTGTGCCACAAGGACACGTGCCCCGTCGGCGTCGCCACCCAGAACCCGGTGCTGCGGAGCCGGTTCACCGGCAAGCCGGAGTTCGTCGTCAACTTCTTCGAGTTCATCGCCGAGGAGGTCCGCGAGTACCTCGCCGAGCTCGGCTTCCGCAGCCTCGACGAGGCGATCGGGCAGGTCGAGCGGATCGACATGCAGCGCGCGATCGGCCACTGGAAGGCACAGGGCCTCGATCTCTCGCCGATCCTCGCGGTGCCCACGCTCATCGACGGGTCGACGGCCACGGTGCGCAAGCAGACCACCGTCCAGAACCACCGCATCGAGGAGCACTTCGACCAGCGCCTCATCACCGCCGCCGCCCCCGCCCTGCGCGAGCGGGAGGCGGTCGAGATCGACGCCGAGGTGACGAACGTCGACCGCAGCGTCGGCACCCTGCTCGGCCACACGGTGACGCGGACCTTCGGCGTCGACGTGCTGCCCGACGACACGATCACCGTGCGCCTCACCGGCAACGCCGGCCAGTCGCTCGGCGCGTTCCTCCCGGCCGGGGTGAGCATCCACCTCACCGGGGACGCGAACGACTACGTCGGCAAGGGCCTGTCCGGCGGCCGGATCGCCGTGCGCACCGCCCCGGGCGTGTCCGGCCGGCCGGAGGACAACGTCATCGCCGGCAACGTCATCGGCTATGGCGCGACGAGCGGCGAGCTCTTCGTGTCCGGCCAGGTGGGCGAGCGGTTCCTCGTCCGCAACTCCGGTGCGCGGGCGGTCGTCGAGGGCATCGGCGACCACGGCCTCGAGTACATGACCGGCGGCACCGCGGTGGTGCTCGGCGCGATCGGGCGGAACTTCGGGGCCGGGATGTCCGGCGGCACCGCGTACATGCTCGATCTCGACGTCGACCGCATCAACCAGGCCGACATGGCCGCCGGCCGGTTCCGGCTCGAACCGGTCGCCGCCGAGCAGGCCGGGGAGCTCCTCGAGCTCCTCGCCTCGCACGTCCACCACACCGGCTCGCCGCTCGCCGCGGAGCTCCTCGCGGCGCACGACGCGGGGGAGGACATGCTCGGGCGCTTCACGCGCATCGTCCCCGCCGACTACGCGGCGGTGCTCGAGATCCAGGCGCTGTGCGCCGACTCCGGCCTCGACCCCGAGGGCGACGAGGCCTGGACCAAGATACTGGAGGCAACTTATGGCTGATCCGCGCGGATTCCTCAAGGTCACCGAGCGCGAGCTCCCGCCCAAGCGTCCGGTGCCGGTCCGGCTCATGGACTACCGGGAGATCAACACGACGATGGACAAGCAGGCGTTCATCGCGCAGGCCGGACGCTGCATGGACTGCGGCATCCCGTTCTGCCACCAGGGCTGCCCGCTCGGCAACTACATCCCCGAGTGGAACGACGCGATGTGGCGCGACGAGCTCGAGCGCGCCGTCGGGCTGCTCCACAGCACGAACAACTTCCCGGAGTTCACCGGTCGCGCCTGCCCCGCCCCGTGCGAGAACGCGTGCGTGCTCGGCATCAACCAGCCGGCGGTGACGATCAAGAACATCGAGGTCACCATCGTCGACCGGGGATTCGAGGAGGGGCTCATCACCCCGTTCGTGCCGGAGCGGATCTCCGGCCGGCGGGTCGCCGTCGTCGGCTCCGGCCCCGCCGGGCTCGCCGCCGCCCAGCAGCTCACGCGTGCCGGTCACACCGTCGTCGTGTACGAGCGCGACGACCGGATCGGCGGTCTGCTGCGCTACGGGATCCCCGACTTCAAGCTCGAGAAGCACCACATCGACCGACGTCTGACGCAGATGCGCGCCGAGGGCACCCGGTTCCGCACCGGCGTCGAGATCGGCGTCGACATCACCTGGGACGACCTCCACGACCGCTTCGACGCGATCGTCGTGTGCACCGGGGCGCTCGCTCCCCGCGACCTCCCGCTGCCCGGCCGCGAGGCCCCCGGCGTCGAGTTCGCGATGGACTACCTCGTGCCGGTGAACCGGCAGCAGGCCGGGGACGACGTCGAGATCATCGACGCGCACGGCAAGGACGTCGTCATCATCGGCGGCGGCGACACCGGTTCGGACTGCCTCGGAACCGCCCTGCGCCAGCAGGCCGCCTCGGTGACGACGCTCGCGATCGGCAAGCGCCCGCCGACCGACCGCCCCGCCGACGGCCCCTGGCCCACGACGCCGCGGATCTTCGAGGTCTCGACGAGCCACGAGGAGGGCGGCGAGCGCTCGTTCCTCGCCTCGACCGTCGAGTTCCTCCGCGACGAGGAGGGGCGCCTGCGCGCCCTCTCGGTCGCCGAGACCGGGTTCGTCGACGGCCGCCGGGAGCCCCTGCCGGGCACGGAGAAGGAGATCCCGGCCGACCTCGTCCTCATCGCGATGGGCTTCACCGGACCGGAGACCGAGGCGCTCGCCGACTGGGGACTCGCCGTCGAGCGCGGCCGGTTCGTCCGGGAGCGCGACTACTCGACCGCGGTGCCCGGCGTCTACGTCGCCGGCGACGCCGGTCGCGGCCAGTCGCTCATCGTGTGGGCGATCGCCGAGGGGCGCGCCGCCGCCGCCGAGGTCGACGCCTACCTCATGGGATCGACGCTGCTGCCCAAGCCGGTCGCCCCGACCGAGGCCGCGCTCGCCGTCTGAGGCGCGCCGCCGGGCGCGCCTCAGACGGCGCGCTGGGGTCGGGCGTGTGACGGATGGGAGAATTCCTCGTTGCGCGTGCGACGTCGCACGGTTCGGGTGACTAGGGTGGATGCCATGAGGCATGCAAAGATCGTCGCCACTCTCGGCCCCGCCCAATCGACCTACGAGGACATCCGCGCCCTGATCGAGGAGGGCGTCGACGTCGCCCGGTTCAACCTCAGCCACGGCACGCGCGAGGACCACGAGCAGCGGTACCGGTGGGTCCGCCAGGCCGCGACCGACACCGCGCGCACCGTCGGCGTCCTCATCGACCTCCAGGGACCCAAGATCCGGGTCGGCCGCTTCGCCGAGGGACAGCGCCCGGCGCTGTCGAAGGGCGACGTCTTCACCATCACCACCCGCGACGTCGACGGCTCCGACACCGAGGTCTCGACGAGCTACTCCGGTCTCCCCGGCGACGTCGAGGTCGGCGATCCGCTCCTCGTCGACGACGGCCGGATCCGGCTGCGGGCGATCGAGGTGGACGACACCGACGTCCGCTGCGAGGTCGAGGTCGGCGGCACGATCTCCGACCACAAGGGCATCAACCTGCCCGGGGTCGCGGTGTCCGTGCCGGCGATGTCGGAGAAGGACGTCGCGGACCTCCGCTGGGGCCTGCACCTCGGCGCCGACTGGGTCGCCCTGTCCTTCGTCCGCTCGCCCGCCGACGCCGAGCTCGTGCGCGACGTCATGCGGGAGGAGGACATCCTCATCCCCGTCATCGCGAAGCTCGAGAAGCCGCAGGCCGTCGAGGTGCTGCCGGACATCGTCCAGGCCTTCGACGGGATCATGGTCGCCCGCGGCGACCTCGGCGTCGAGCTGCCGCTCGAGCAGGTGCCGATCGTGCAGAAGCGCACCGTCGAGCTGTGCCGCCGCCAGGCGAAGCCGGTCATCGTCGCCACCCAGATGCTCGAGTCGATGATCGAGGAGCCGCGGCCCACCCGCGCGGAGGCGTCCGACTGCGCGAACGCGGTGCTCGACGGCGCCGACGCCCTCATGCTCTCCGGCGAGACCTCCGTCGGCACGCACTGGCTCGAGGCGGTGCGCACGATGGGCCGGATCATCACCTCGACGGAGGAGCACGGGCTCGATCGCATCCCCGCGCTCGGCACCGAGCCGCACACCCGCGGCGGCGCGATCACCGCTGCCGCGGTGCGGATCGCCGCGCAGCTCGACATCGATCTGCTCTGCACCTTCACCCAGTCCGGCGACTCCGTGCGGCGGATGTCCCGGCTGCGCTCGCCCCACCCCATCCTCGCCTTCACGCCCGACGTCCGGGTGCGGCACCAGCTCGCCCTGACCTGGGGCGCGCAGGTGTACCTCGTCAAGGAGGTCCGGCACACCGACCAGATGGCCCGTCAGGTCGACGCGGTGCTGCTCGGGAACGGGCGCGCGGAGGAGGGTGCGCTGTGCGTCATCGTCGCCGGCTCCCCACCCGGGATCGCCGGGTCGACGAATGCGCTGCGCGTCCACCGGATCGGCGACGCCTCGAAGGGGCTGGCCGCCGCCTACCGCGACGAGTCGGACAACGGGGAGAACCCGCTTGAGGGATACGGGGAGATCCGCGAGGGCACGGGGGCCTGAGGCCCGCCCGCGCCGGCGGTGGGAGTACCGGATGCGGGACTCGAACCCGCACGTCTTGCGACAGCGCATTTTGAGTGCGCCGCGTCTACCAATTCCGCCAATCCGGCATACCCGACCATCGTAGAGCACGCGGGCCGGCGGGCGCGTCCCCGGCCCGGGGCGGGTGGCAGTCCGCCCGGCCGGGGGACTAGGATTGGGCGCGTGCCTACTTCAGACAACGCTCCCGCCCCCGATCAGGGCCCGGTCCGCCGTATCGTCGTCGCTGAGGACGAGGCCGTCATCCGCCTCGACATCGTCGAGATGCTCCGCGAGATCGGGTACGACGTGGTCGGCGAGGCCGCCGACGGCGAGTCCGCGATCCGGCTCGCCGAGGAGCTGCGGCCGGATCTCGTGGTGATGGACATCAAGATGCCGATCCTCGACGGCATCTCCGCCGCCGAGCGCATCGCCCGGGCGCGCATCGCCCCTGTCGTGCTGCTCACCGCGTTCTCGCAGAAGGAGCTCGTCGAGCGTGCCCGCGACGCCGGCGCGATGGCCTACGTCGTCAAGCCGTTCACCACCGCCGACCTCGCTCCGGCGCTCGAGATCGCGCTGTCCCGGCACGCCGAGATCGGCGCTCTCGAATCGGAGATTGCCGATCTCACCGACCGGTTCGAGACCCGTAAGCTCGTCGACCGCGCGAAGAGCCTCCTCATGTCCTCGATGGGGCTGAGCGAGCCCGAGGCGTTCCGCTGGATCCAGAAGACCTCGATGGACCGCCGCCTCACCATGCGCGAGGTCGCCGAGACCGTCCTCAGCCAGATCGGCGGCTGAGCCGCCTCAGCTCCGCGAGCGCTGGGCGAGGACGAAGTTCGTGATCCGCACGATCGACAGCAGCCTGCCGTCCTCGTCGGTCATCTTCACCTCGTGGCTGATGAGCGTGCGCCCGTGGTGGAGGACCTCGGCCCGGCCGTGGACCCAGCCCTCGCGGATCGGCCGCAGATGGGTCGC
This Brevibacterium ihuae DNA region includes the following protein-coding sequences:
- the pyk gene encoding pyruvate kinase; the protein is MRHAKIVATLGPAQSTYEDIRALIEEGVDVARFNLSHGTREDHEQRYRWVRQAATDTARTVGVLIDLQGPKIRVGRFAEGQRPALSKGDVFTITTRDVDGSDTEVSTSYSGLPGDVEVGDPLLVDDGRIRLRAIEVDDTDVRCEVEVGGTISDHKGINLPGVAVSVPAMSEKDVADLRWGLHLGADWVALSFVRSPADAELVRDVMREEDILIPVIAKLEKPQAVEVLPDIVQAFDGIMVARGDLGVELPLEQVPIVQKRTVELCRRQAKPVIVATQMLESMIEEPRPTRAEASDCANAVLDGADALMLSGETSVGTHWLEAVRTMGRIITSTEEHGLDRIPALGTEPHTRGGAITAAAVRIAAQLDIDLLCTFTQSGDSVRRMSRLRSPHPILAFTPDVRVRHQLALTWGAQVYLVKEVRHTDQMARQVDAVLLGNGRAEEGALCVIVAGSPPGIAGSTNALRVHRIGDASKGLAAAYRDESDNGENPLEGYGEIREGTGA
- the gltB gene encoding glutamate synthase large subunit, translating into MSPSRTTTPAPRFSALPPAQGLYDPEAERDSCGLAMIVRYRGEADHEVVVQALTALRNMEHRGAVGGDEGTGDGAGITVQVPHRFFADVLDFTLPEAGEYAVGTAFLDPADPGAGRAVVERFAAEEGLRVLGWREVPIIADVVGRASRAVMPQFSQVFLALDPQIPVSTDATGRPLQEELERRCFATRKRSEHEGVYFPSLSSKTLTYKGMLTTAQVEKFYPDLQDDRFTSRIALVHSRFSTNTFPSWPLAQPFRMIAHNGEINTVRGNRNWMRARESQLTAEVLASPWSDGSTRDLSRFFPVVTEGASDSASFDEVLELLVMGGRSLPHAVMMMIPEAWQNDTFMDEERRAFYEYHSLLMEPWDGPACVSFTDGTLAGAVLDRNGLRPARYVVTDDTVVLASEVGVIDLPNDRIIKRGRLKPGRMFLVDTAAGRIISDSEIKSELAAAHPYAEWLDAESSRLGDLPDREHVVHPQSSVDRRQRTFGYNDEDLMFLIGPMAETGAEPIGAMGSDTAIAAFAQRPRMLFDYFVQSFAQVTNPPLDAIREELVTSLATGLGREHNLLAAGPEHARQVLLPYPVIDNDALAKFLHLTRRRRRGTDEHPSSHVLSGLYAPAGGGVSMARRIEELCTEASSAIARGVRFLIVSDRNSNAELAPIPSLLLTSAIHHHLIREKTRTRASLLVEAGDVREVHHVATLMAYGASAVNPYLAMETAELLVREGRITGVDEKQAVGNLLTALNKGLLKIMSKMGISTVQSYQGAQTFEAIGLAKSFVDRYFTGTVSRLEGMSIDGVAAEVDARHTMAYPAQHPPLPHRRLEIGGEYQWRREGPTHLFSPETVFKLQHSTRTRRFDIFREYTKLIDDQSAELMTLRGLFDLRPLDSGPIPLEEVEPVSAIVKRFSTGAMSYGSLSQEAHETLAIAMNRIGGKSNTGEGGEDVERLLDPERRSAIKQVASGRFGVTSLYLTHADDIQIKMAQGAKPGEGGQLPPSKVYPWVARTRHATPGVGLISPPPHHDIYSIEDLAQLIHDLKRANPAARIHVKLVAGMGIGTVASGVAKASADVVLVSGHDGGTGASPLNSLKHAGAPWELGLAEAQQTLLLNDLRERISVQVDGQLKTGRDVVIAALLGAEEFGFATAPLVVSGCVMMRVCHKDTCPVGVATQNPVLRSRFTGKPEFVVNFFEFIAEEVREYLAELGFRSLDEAIGQVERIDMQRAIGHWKAQGLDLSPILAVPTLIDGSTATVRKQTTVQNHRIEEHFDQRLITAAAPALREREAVEIDAEVTNVDRSVGTLLGHTVTRTFGVDVLPDDTITVRLTGNAGQSLGAFLPAGVSIHLTGDANDYVGKGLSGGRIAVRTAPGVSGRPEDNVIAGNVIGYGATSGELFVSGQVGERFLVRNSGARAVVEGIGDHGLEYMTGGTAVVLGAIGRNFGAGMSGGTAYMLDLDVDRINQADMAAGRFRLEPVAAEQAGELLELLASHVHHTGSPLAAELLAAHDAGEDMLGRFTRIVPADYAAVLEIQALCADSGLDPEGDEAWTKILEATYG
- a CDS encoding ANTAR domain-containing response regulator; the encoded protein is MPTSDNAPAPDQGPVRRIVVAEDEAVIRLDIVEMLREIGYDVVGEAADGESAIRLAEELRPDLVVMDIKMPILDGISAAERIARARIAPVVLLTAFSQKELVERARDAGAMAYVVKPFTTADLAPALEIALSRHAEIGALESEIADLTDRFETRKLVDRAKSLLMSSMGLSEPEAFRWIQKTSMDRRLTMREVAETVLSQIGG
- a CDS encoding glutamate synthase subunit beta, yielding MADPRGFLKVTERELPPKRPVPVRLMDYREINTTMDKQAFIAQAGRCMDCGIPFCHQGCPLGNYIPEWNDAMWRDELERAVGLLHSTNNFPEFTGRACPAPCENACVLGINQPAVTIKNIEVTIVDRGFEEGLITPFVPERISGRRVAVVGSGPAGLAAAQQLTRAGHTVVVYERDDRIGGLLRYGIPDFKLEKHHIDRRLTQMRAEGTRFRTGVEIGVDITWDDLHDRFDAIVVCTGALAPRDLPLPGREAPGVEFAMDYLVPVNRQQAGDDVEIIDAHGKDVVIIGGGDTGSDCLGTALRQQAASVTTLAIGKRPPTDRPADGPWPTTPRIFEVSTSHEEGGERSFLASTVEFLRDEEGRLRALSVAETGFVDGRREPLPGTEKEIPADLVLIAMGFTGPETEALADWGLAVERGRFVRERDYSTAVPGVYVAGDAGRGQSLIVWAIAEGRAAAAEVDAYLMGSTLLPKPVAPTEAALAV